In one window of Zingiber officinale cultivar Zhangliang chromosome 11A, Zo_v1.1, whole genome shotgun sequence DNA:
- the LOC122031305 gene encoding uncharacterized protein LOC122031305 gives MSYGRLMRGFIIPNKAAQFLAIRGFAAGSKGGDAPKAAGLSKEVKSTTVYGANILKEGGDPKILPDTEYPDLLWHLLDKCPPLSELRRKDSESLPFEDLKRFVKLDNRANIKDNNAGRAKS, from the coding sequence ATGAGTTACGGGAGGTTAATGAGAGGTTTCATCATTCCCAACAAGGCTGCACAATTTTTGGCAATCAGAGGGTTTGCAGCAGGTTCTAAAGGTGGTGATGCTCCTAAAGCAGCTGGATTAAGCAAAGAAGTGAAAAGCACAACAGTTTATGGAGCCAACATTCTTAAGGAAGGTGGAGACCCCAAAATTTTGCCGGACACAGAGTATCCAGATTTGCTGTGGCATCTACTAGACAAATGCCCTCCATTAAGTGAGCTCCGAAGAAAGGACTCAGAATCTCTTCCTTTTGAAGACCTGAAACGATTCGTTAAGCTAGATAATCGTGCaaatatcaaagacaataatGCTGGCAGGGCTAAAAGCTAA
- the LOC122031958 gene encoding MA3 DOMAIN-CONTAINING TRANSLATION REGULATORY FACTOR 4-like produces MASKEEKTADGEGGADGSSSPTASANRGLDDDQRHRDEKLRKYEKAASLKIEQYFLLDDIPRLIKGLEDLAAPEYNIFFIKKLITLAVQWRNQTDATSRFLARAVKEDVLSPIDLEICNEFPENSIESEIVSKACALVSAAHASEAMHSVGAAFWMVVYFYFE; encoded by the exons ATGGCCTCGAAAGAAGAGAAGACGGCGGATGGCGAGGGCGGAGCAGACGGTTCTAGTTCTCCGACGGCCAGTGCGAATAGAG GTTTAGACGATGATCAAAGGCACAGAGATGAGAAATTAAGGAAATACGAAAAAGCTGCTTCCTTGAAAATTGAACAATACTTCCTCTTAGATGATATTCCACGACTTATTAAAGGACTTGAAGACCTGGCTGCACCCGAGtataatattttctttattaAGAAATTAATCACACTCGCCGTGCAATGGAGGAACCAAACGGATGCCACATCGCGATTTCTCGCAAGGGCTGTGAAAGAAGATGTTTTATCACCGATTGATTTAGAGATATGTAACGAGTTCCCTGAGAATTCTATTGAAAGTGAAATTGTATCCAAGGCTTGCGCACTTGTATCAGCTGCACATGCCTCAGAGGCAATGCATTCGGTAGGTGCCGCATTTTGGAtggttgtttatttttattttgaataa